GTAACCGCCGTCGGTCAGCCAGGTGTAAAAATGTTGGGACAAGTCGCCTTGGCCGAGCAGTGAGATCGTCTCGGTCGGCGTGATCGGCTTGGCGGCGGCCGGGGAAGTCTCTTCCGCCGAAACAAGAGAAGTCGGCAGACCAACAAGCAAGACGATGAAAGCGCACAGGCGATAGACAGACATGTTCTGGCGTGACCTAATTCGGAAGGCAGGGAAGGGAGCGACGGATATCAGGATTTCACGAGACATCATCGGCGGAATCTCTAGTGTCGCAGGTCGTCCGGCGTCATTCCAGGCGTTTCTGCCGCATTTCTGGGCGTTTGTTTTACCTGCGACTGCAGGCCGCGGCGCCGGAGATGGATGGCGTGACCCAGCGATTGTCTTGAATGCGGGCCTGTTTATGCGGCGCAACGCGTCGTCTTCGCGGCTGGGCTTAGCGATCTTTGCAGTTCTTTACTCGCCATGATGAGGGTGAGTCCACACCAACCGACCAGGCAATATTCGTGCTCTCGGAGGAAGCAATAGAGCCGGGATTCGCTGACTTGTGAAAACAGCGGGTTGTGCGTTTCGACGGCGATCAGACGCGGGGCATATCTCGCGAAGTCGAGCGAGGCCAAAACTTCCAGATCATGCCCTTCGGCGTCGACCGAGAGTAAGTCGATCTGGCGATCCCTATAGGGTGACTCGTCGAGCAAGGTCGTCAGCTTTGCGCAGCGCGTCGTGCGACGAACATAGTTGGGGTCGCGTTTCGCAAATTTTGCATCTAACGAGATCGTGAGCGAATAGAAACCGTTCGAGTAGTAGTCGATTTCCCCTTCTTGATTGGAGACGGCGCAACTGATGTTGATGTCAGCCGGTCGAGCGATTTGAAAGGCTTCGATTTTGATCGCGTCGATATCAATATTTACGCCGCGCCAGCCGTTTTGATAAAGCTGCCAGGTGTTGTTGAATTTCTGCGGATGAAAGCAGCCGACATCCACAAAAAAACCTTGATAGTCCTGGGGAAAAAAGCGGTTGATCGTGATGTCTTCGGCAAACTGCGAATAGTGTCGGTACGACGACTTGCACCAATACAGCTTTCGCCACAGATAGAGCTTCTTGAAGAGCCAAGATTTCTCAAGCCAGAGAGGCAAGTGCATGTAGTTGAGATTCATCCGCGTTTTCCCGGCAATTTCGGTTTCTCGGATTGGCGCTTTACGCAATTTTCTAGGAGATATGGTTGGCTTTTTATGGCCAAAGGGGTGGGGGTTTATCGTTGGAAATCATCGACCATGCAAGATGGATCTTTGTCCCGAAGGAAGTCTGGCAGCGATTTTCCCCTAGATATGCGGGGAGACGGGCTGCAGGAGAGTTGCCCTAGCTTTTCAGCTTGATTATTTTCGCCAATTTGCCATGCCGCTTCGGGGAAGAGCGGATCCGGCGACTGCTCCGCTTTTCCGCCTATCGCAAATCGCGCGGCGCTGCTGCAACTTTGCCGGGGACGCCCCCTTCGTAGATGCTGAACTCGCCCCAGACCGGCATGTGGTCTGAGATTTCCAGCGCTTCGTCGATCGACAGATTGAATTCGCGGACGAAGTCATGCACGCCGCCGCGGCCATTAAATTCGCTGGTCGCCGGCAAGGTGAAATAGAGATTGTCGTACGACGCTGTTCCCCGCGTGTTGGTCATCATCCCGGTCACCGCCGGCGAGAGCCCGGTTAGGCTGCCGAACTCGCCCAAGTTGCGTTCGTCGGTATTGAAATCGCCCAGCAGGATCACGTCATCTTCGCCGCGGCCATCGCCGCGTACGGCGCGTAGGACGTCGTCCATCACGTTGATTTCATCTTTGACTTCGTCAGGATCGGTGTGGATGTTGACCAGGGTAAAGGTGAACGCTTGCTCGGGATTGGGCCCGCGAACCCGGAACCAGGCGACCAGCGGTTCGCGATGGAGCGCGTCGCCGGGATCGTCAATCGTATAGAGCTGCGTACGATCGATCTCGATGCTGGCGGTGTCATAGATATAGGCGTACTGCTCTTTGCTGTCGCTCCGTCCCAGACGAGGACCAATGACATAGTCGTAGTGGCGCCCTGCAGCGTTAATTTGGTCGATGAATTCCGGTAAAATGGATTGATCGAGCGAGCGAATCTCCTGGATCGCCATCACGTCGTACTGACGAACGATCTGCGCCAGTCGAGCCATCACATGCGGTTTGTCCGCTTTGCTGCGGCCAAAGACTTGAATATTGAACGAAGCGATCCGGATCGTCTCGCCGCCGCGCGTGATCGGCGCTTTGCGAGAACTAACCAGTTGGCTGGTTCCGGATCCTGACGCATCGGCCGACGCCATCGCGTCGCGGGGGACTACTTTCAGCCCTTCGAGTCCTTCGATGCGAAAGTTCTGAAAGAAGAACCAGGTCGCTCCACAGGCGATGGCGGCCAGGGCTAGTCCGCTCGCTTTGTTCACCATTCGCTCCAGGTCAGGAAATTGCGCCGGTTAGGCTTGGGGGAGAACGCGGTTGCTGCACCGGTTCAAAAAGTTGGGGAGAGCCTCAGCGGCGAAAAACCGAGACCGAAGATCTCCTTTTCGTTGTATCGACCGTTGGCTCGCTTTATCTTGGAAGGGGTGTTAGAGCCTCATACGTGCAGGAGAATCGATGCGGTTTACCTGGTTGCTAGCAGCGGCATGCTGGACCATGGCGGCACAACCGGCAAGGTCGGATACCGTGATCTTAGCTAGCGGCGGAAAGATCTCAGGCGACTTGCAAGAGAGCGCCGGCGACTTGGATGCGCCGCAGCGGATCGTTTCGTCGTATGGCGTGGTCGAGTTGGCTTCTGAGCAGATTGTCGAGATCGAGCGGGAACCGCCGGAGTTGGAGCAGTACCGAGAGCGGGCCAGCCGCGCGGCGGCGACTATCGTCGACCAATGGAGCCTGGTGAAGTGGTGCCGAGAGAACGGTCTCTATGACGAGGCGAATCGGCATTGCGAGCAGATTGTGAAGCTGGATCCCGATCATGAGCAAGCGAGAAAGCTGCTCGGTTTTCGCAAGCGAAACGGAGAGTGGAGCCAGCGCGAAGACTATATGCAGTCGCGAGGCTTCATCCGTTACCAGGGGCGCTGGCGAACGCATCAGCAAGTGCAGTTGATGGAAGAAAAACGTCTGATCAAAGCGGCTCAGGTCGCGTGGTACGTGCGGCTGAAGCGTTGGCGCGAATCGCTGGGTACGCCGCACGAGCGCGAGAATCAGATCGACTTTTCTCAGCTACGCGATCCGATGGCGATGCACGGCTTGATGACGCTGCTGGGCCGGGAAGACAACCTCAAGCTGCAGCGACTTTATATCGAAACGCTGGGGAACTTGGATCGCAACGCGGCGCTCAGTTTTTTGCTGAATCATTCGGTCTATCAAAACAATCCCGATCATCGCGAGATGTGCATGATCGAAGTGCTCAAGCATCGCCATCCGCAGATGATCGAGCGCTATGCGCGATTTCTCACGTCGTATGACAACAACCTGGTCAATCGCGCCGCCGATTGTCTGGCGGCGCTAGAGTATCCTTCGGCGGTGCTGCCGTTGGCCAATGCGCTGCGGACGCGGGTCATCATGCGCGAGTTTCGTAAAGGGGCGAACGGACAAGTCTTTGAAAAGAATGCGATCTACCATTACTCGCGATTTCCCGTTTCGCAGCGTTTTGACATCGTCGGACCGACTCCCTCTTACCGGATGAGAACAGTGGATGACGTTTTGGAAAGTTCGCAAAACGCCCATGCGATTGCTTGGGTCGAGAATCCTCATGTCTACTCGGCGCTGCGCAATCTGACAGGCGGCGGCGATTTCGGTTATAACGCGGCAAGTTGGAAAGCCTGGCACACGCAGCGACAAGTGTCGGCGACGCCTGTGATCCAAGCTCGGCGCGAAAACTAAAACGTGGAACAGAAAACAATGAGCAAGCCGACCGTCGCCATCTTGGGCGCGAGCAACAATCGAACCAAATACGGCAACAAATCGGTTCGCGCTCATCTGCAGCAAGGATATGACGTCTACCCGATCAACCCACAAGCCGGCGAGATCGAAGGTTTGCAGGCGTACGCCAAGTTATCAGATTTGCCGATCGACAAGCTCGATCGGATTAGCGTCTATCTCCATCCCCAGGTCGGGATGAAGTTGCTGGAAGAGATCGCCGCCGCCAACGCGACAGAAGTCTTCTTCAATCCCGGCGCCGAAAGTGAAGAGCTGCTGGCCAAAGCCCGCGAATTGGGGATCGATCCAATCCAAGCTTGCAGCATTGTCGACGTCGGCATGTCGCCGCGAGAGTTGGCCGATTGAACGCGCCCATGCCGCCAGTTTGGCAGGGGGCGTCCAGACGCACCGATCCTTGCTAACCACCCTGAATACTTTCTACGCGACGCGATTGCATCCTGCGATTGCATCCTGCGATTGCATCCTGCGATTGCGTTGCCACGCGATGAGATGGTTACCTTGTTGGCAGGTTCGCGGTGCGTCTTGACGCACCTTACGCCGCTTTCTTCGCTTCCTTGGCGGGCGCGGGTCGACGCTGCAGCCAGCCTTCGCCGATTACATGCAGCGCGACGCGGTCTTCCAGGTTCGGGCGAAACACCGTCAACAGCAGCAGCGGCATGTACCACGCGAGATAAGTCGCGCCGTCGTTGGCGTGCCAAAATTGGGCGGCCAGCATGATCGCGGCGCTGCAGCTGAGCATCGTGCCCAGATTCTTTTGCGCCGGCCAAAACGCCAGGCCGCAGGCGCAGATTACAAACGCCGCCAAGATCGGGATGCGGAAGTCATTGGAGTAGATGAAGTAGTTCCAAAAGCCAGTAAAGCCTTCGCTACGCGGACTCCACAAGCCGAACATTGCACTGAACTGATTCAGGAACGTCGTGAGGTTTGGCGCGACCAGCGCCAGGGTCAGCGTCAGCAGCAGCAGCATAGCGGTCACGCCGATTGCAAACCGGACGACTCCCCGCTGCCAATAAAAGCTAATCCAGAGCGGCAGCAAAAAGAGAGGGTAATAGACGGTGCCGATCGCTAATCCCAGGAAGATGCCAGCCCAAGTAGGCCGCCGATAACAAAGGATCGCCCAAACCAGCAGCGCCCCCGGCAAGACGTGATCAACGCGACCGGTGTAGAGCGCCGTATAGGGGATTAACAGGTAAAGCAGCGCCGCGCCGATTCCCATCGAGAGATTCTCGAAGTGTCGATAGCCGATCAGCACTACGCCGACCAGCATCGCCAGATTCGACAAGATTGCGACCAGCTTCGTCAGGATGACGATGATGCGTTGGCTACGGGCCTCTTCGTTAGTGGTCGGTTCGGACTGAGCGAACTGTGAAGTGGGAATCCGTGGCAAGAAGCTAAGCAGGCGATAGCCGGGACCAAAGTGTCGCAGCGACTTCTCGACCTCTTCCGAGTCGCCGCTGGCCAGCATCATCTCGGCGGCGCGAATCCCGCGCACGTCGGCCTCGCTTGGACGACCGACAATGATATTCGCCATCAGGAAGATAAAGAGGGCGATGCTCATGAAGGTCATGCCGCCGACCGTCAAGTTCGGTTCCAGCATCGGACGACGAACCATCGTCGGATCAATGAACAGCCGCACGACCAACAGGCCGCTCAGGCAGAAGAGCCAGATGTAGCCATACTTTTCGAGTTGCCGCCCAATGTCGCGAGCCGCCGTTCGCGCCGCTTCCTTTTCGTCCGCCTCGGAGGGGTTCTCTGGCAAGGGAACGACTTCCGCCAATTCGGGTTCTTCGCCGGGCTCCAGATCAAACGAGTTCGAGAGTTCAGCGGTCGGCGGAAGCGGGAGTTGTGAGTTCGGATCGTCGGGGGAAGCGTCAGGGTTGGCCGCAGCGATCGCCGGCTGCGACGATTCCAAGATTTGCTGTTGCCCAAAATGGACCATCAGCATTCCCGGCGCCATCAAGATGATCAGGAAGATGTCAAGATTGCGGACGCTCCAGACCCGATTGAACTTAAAGTACAGACCAATCGCCAGCAGCGACGCGACATAGGCCCACGTCGAGGGATTGATGCTTTCGTATTGAAAGAGGATCTCACGCATCGTTACTTTCGGCGTGAGCCATGGTGCGGTTGCGCATATCAGGACCGCCGCCGAGCGATCACGGAGGCATCAAAGTCAGGTTGGGGATTCAAGTCAATCTATTCAGCATATTGGTTTTTGCGATAGATGCAAGAACAAGCCCGCTCGCCAATGGTTGCGAGCGATGTCGTAAGCCTTTATTAAAAAAAGGTTTGCGCAGACAAGGCGCCCTATGTCGCCATGATGGACCAGCACCGGCGAATCGCGGATGTTTTGCCAAAGTATGCCCCAATGGGGGCGTAATTCGTCATCGCCTGCGGAAAGCTTCATTAACCGACTGCGCCGGTCATCGGCGTTTCTTCATCTTTCCCAACTAGCCTAGGACGGTATTGCGCCAAATGGGCCAAGGGAACGAAAGCGGCAAGTATGTCGGATGACGAGAGGATTCGCTTCAAATGCGATTCCTGCAAGCAAACACTCAAAGCGAAAGCGAAGCATGCTGGCCGTAGCTTCGCTTGTCCCTATTGCAGTACCAAGATCCGCGTTCCCCAGGTCGCCGGAGAGAAAGCGACCGCTGACGACAGCGGTTTGCCGGTCGACAGTCAGCCTCCCGCTAATGAAACCAAGGGAGCGCCGGTGGTCAAAAGCGTCCAACCAAAGTCACGGGATCGCTCGACTGTCATTCTCAAGACAGGTCCTCCGGCCAAAGAAAAGCAAAAACGGTCTGCCCGCAAGCTGGGAGTGGAGTTTGAAGCGGATGTCAGCGAGCGAGAACTAGAGCAATTGATCCAGTGGGCCAAGCAAAACCGCAAGCAGCGGATCAAAGAAGCGACCGACAAATTTCAGGCGATCGTCAGCGAGATCACCCCTGTCGAATGGATGGATGAGATGCTCGTCCGCCGTTTTTCGGGCGTTCTCGTTTTGTTTGATACGGACGAGATGGAAGGAAGCGCCGAGAACGCTGCTAAAGCATCGCCCCGGCTCTTCTCGACCGAGAACCTTTCGCCCGACGAGATCGAGCGCCTTTTCGAACTATTGCCGCAGCTTTTCGCACGCACCGACGATGGAGCAATCCGCCCCATCGAAAATACGATGGCGACGTATCAGTTTGACGATGAGGAGGAGGATTAACGACTACCCCAAGCAGCGTCTCGCGCGGCGATCAAAACGGCTATTTCTTCGCCGCGTCGACCGCCAACGTTTGGAACGCTTTGCGGACGTCGCTGTCATCGCCGTTGCCGAAACCGCTACGCTGGATCATCAGGACGAAGATCCTCTGCTGCTTAGGATCGATCCAGCCTTGCGTACCAAAGGCGCCGCCGTGACCGAACGTGCCGGGGCTGAGCATCTCGGTCACCCCTTGCGGAGTTTGCACCAGGCAAAAGCCAAGTCCCCAGCCGCAGCCGGCGGTGAAGCCAGTTTGCAGATCGCCCGTTTGCAGCTTGGTCATCTCGGCGACGGCCGATTCTGACACGTAACGTTTGCCGTTCGACTGGCCGCCGTCGAGCATCATCTGGTAGTACTTCACTAGGTCGGACGCGGTGGAGTGAAGACCGGCGCTCGGGTTAGGGCCTTTAACTTTGCTGGGGTCTGAATAGGGATTGCCGGAGTATTTCAGCGTGCCGGGATCGTCGCCGGGAGAGTAAATCTTGGCGGTGCGGGCCTGTTGCTCTTCGCTAGGAAAGAACGTCGTGTCATGCATGCCGAGCGGTTGGAAGAGGCGCGTGTCGAGGAAGTTCTCGAGCGGCATGCCGCTGACGATTTCGACAATGCGGCCGGCGACGGTTATTCCAGGACTGTATGACCATTTCGAGCCGGGCTGAAACAGCAGCGAGCGCGTCGAAATATCTTGCGCGGCGTCGGCCAGCGAAGTCTCAAACGCTTGGCTCCCTTGGAAGCCGGCAGTATGAGTCAGGCAGTCGCGCAGGGTGATCGGTCGCGCAAGGGCTGAGCCATCTTTCAGTTGCGCCTTGGCGAAGGCCGGCAGGTATTTCGAGATCGGCTCGTCAAGCGACAGCTTGCCTTCGTTGACCAGCATCATGACGGCGGTTGCGGTGATTGGTTTGGTCATCGACGCGATGGCGAACATCGTGTCGGTCGTCATCGGGCGATCGGTTTCGAGGTCGGCTTTGCCGTCGGCGGCGTGATGAATGATCTGGCCCTCTTGGGCGACCAGCGTGACCGCGCCAGAGATTTTTCCGGCGGCGGCGAACTTCTGCATCGCCGCTGAGATCGCCGGAATCTGGGGGGTGTCGGCCGCCGCGATCGGCGCCAGCAGAAATAGCATGGATAGGGAGAGTAAGGCAGTCAGGCGACGCATCGGTAGGCTCCTCGGGTAGCGGCGGAAATGGGGGGTGCCCTCAATTTAACGGACTCCGATGCGGTTTTCCTCCTTTTGCGGCCAATTCGCTAGGTTTCGGGGAGAAGTCGATGAAGAATTGAGGTTTGCCGTTGATTTTACGGCGAATCTGGATAGTATTGAGCTTGTACTTGAGTGCAATTGAATTGCAAGTCTGGTCCCGATTGCAAATTTTCCTGATGCAGAATCTGACCGCCAAATTCGTCTTCCTCGCTTATGTCGCTTCGGTGACGTTGGCTCAGGGGTTGCACGGGCTGTCAGGTTGCACTCACGGACACGCTCCGCATACGCACGTCCATGCGCATGCTCACGGCGATCATGGTCATCATCACCACCAGCATGATCATGCGCACGCGTCGATCGTCCAGACGCCGCGAACCATCGTGCTGGGCGAAGTTCAGCTGCGCAGCGATTCGCACGCCTGGCATGACTGCTCGATTTGCCACTTTCTGCAGCAGAATCTCACCTACGCTGCAGCGACGTCTACCGATGTCGCTCAAGAGGTCGCACGTTCGCTAGTGCGGACGCTGCCCGCTTCGCCGCAACTGGCGATTTTCTCTCCGGTCTCGCCTCGAGCGCCGCCGGTCGTTTAACGCATGGCGCAGTTTCGCTGCGCCGTGACATACGACTTGGTTTTGGATCGCAGCATGTCTGTTGTGATCGGCCTGACCGATTTTTTTGATCGCAGGCGACTCGAGCATTCCTATCTTCACCGGAGAGCCTACCGTGCCCAAGCGCGATGCATTTACGTTAGTTGAACTGTTGGTCGTGATTGCGATCATCGGCATTTTGATCGCTTTGTTGTTGCCGGCGGTGCAGCAAGCCCGTGAAGCGGCTCGACGGATGTCTTGCACTAACAACCTGAAACAGATCGGCCTGGCGAGCCACAACTATCACGACACGTTCCAATCGTTCCCCTCTGGCTGGATCGCGACCGTCGAAGGAACCAGCACGCCGTTCGCGCATGGCGAACCTGGCTGGGGTTGGGGCGCACAGTTGTTGCCGATGCTGGAGCAACAGAATGTCGTCGACAACTTGATTGACTTCCGGCTTTCGATTCGCAACGCGGCCCACGAAGCGGTGCGGACGCATCATGTCCAAGGGTATCATTGCCCATCAGACCGAGCCCCGTTCACCTTTGAAGTGCATGGCGAAGAGCATGGCCACGAAGAGTCCGAGGGCGAAGATCACGACGACATCGAACTCGCGTCCGCCAGTTATATCGGCGTCTTCGGTTCGACCGATAATGGAGCGACGACGATCGAAGATTGCGAAGATTTTTCGGCCGGCGCCAAGTGCAGCGGCAACGGCGTCTTCCATCACAACAGCAACACGAGATTTGCCCATATCACCGACGGCACGTCCAATACGTTCTTCTGCGGCGAGCGGATGTTTACCGACGAAGCGCCATCGACCTGGGTCGGTTCGGTGAGTGAATCGGAATACGCAATCGAGCGAATCTTAGGAATCGTCGACGCCCATCCGCCGAATGACGACGACAACCATCCTGAAGATTTCCGCAGCCGTCACCCGGCCGGAACCAACTTTGCGTTTTGCGATGGTTCGGTCCATCTGATCGTCGAAACGATCGACATCCAGATCTATCGCAATCTGGCGAATCGACAAGATGGAAGCGTGATTCCGTCTGACGGGTACTAATCGAGCGATGACGATCAGCAACAAAAACAGGGGCCGATATCGGCCCCTGAACTGTTGATTGTTGTTCGTGCGGCGAGACTATTTCTGCTCGCCCAGCATTCCTTGCTTCTGCATGAACGAGGTCACGACCTTCGGCCAGTGGGTCACTTCATGCTCGGTGGGGCGAAGTCCATAGCCGTGTCCGCCGGTCGGGTAGATATGGAGTTCTGCCGACGTCTTCAACCGCTTTAGCCCCAGAAAGAAGGCGATGCTGTTGTTGCAGGGGATCGGGTCATCTTCGGCGTGAATCATGATCGCCGGAGGAGTGGTCGCGGTTACTTGGACGAGGTCATTCAGGACGACGCTATCGGGTTCAGTGGTCAGATAGGCGGGATAAACCAGCACCAAGAAATCAGGGCGACTGCTGAGCTTGTCGGCGTCATCGATCGGTTCGTACGTTTTCAGTTCGTGACAAACCCCGGTGATCGCGGTCAGATTGCCGCCGGCCGAGAAGCCGAGCAGCCCAATGCGGTTGGGATCAATGTCCCACGCGGCGGCATGTTCGCGCGTCAATCGCATCGCTCGCTGGGCGTCTTGCATCGGCCCGATCTGGTAGTCTCCTTTGGCCCGCGGCACGCGATAGTGGAGGAGGACGGCGGTGACGCCGATGTCGTTGAGCCATTTAGCGACTTCGGTCCCTTCCAGATCATACGCCAGAATGTTGTAACCGCCGCCGGGACAGACGACGACCGCAGCGCCGTTGCGCTTATCGGCAGCGGGTTGATAGACCGTAATCATCGGTTTGGTGACCTTGGTCACTTTGCGTCCGATCCGCTGATCGATTACTTCAACAATTTCTTCTTTGACCGATTGGTCTTGGTCAGGAACCTGACCGGCAGGCCAGAGGTTGAGTTCCGTATTATCCGCCAAAACCGGCGAAGCGGCGAGGCTGAGCAACGCAGCGGCGAGCATGGTTTTCATGGGGAAACCTGGGGTGAGAGTTTTGAAGTTGTGTCATTTGGCGTTGCGTATCGGCATTTCTCTTCATAGCACGAAACGCGAGTTTTGAGGTTGCGCTATTTCGAATCAATCGAACACTAGCCCGCCAGCGCCAGCGAGGGAATACGGCTCGCCACTTCAATCCGTGTTAGGATCGCCAACTTTATTCCCTCGCTGGCGCTGGCGGGCTAGTGTGACGATTTGCGGTTGATTCTGGCCGTAATAACGTCCTTTATTCGTGTTCGATTGCTCGCGCTTCGGGCGACGAAGAAAAATCGGCGCCTCTGATTTCACAAAACGCAACTTCACTAGGTGAGGGCAGGGAGGTGGCGTATCCGCGAGAATAGCCGACGCCGCAGAGCGATGCAACTTTGGGCGGAAGAGGGACGCATCAACGCTCGGTTTGCAACTCATCCGCGCTCATCGCGCCATGACTGCGCAATAGTTCGATCACCGCCGGATCATCGGTCCAGTCGAGCGCCGCCAGTTGGCAGCCGGGGTCGCCGTATAGATTGTATAGCCGGTTCAAGTCGGCGCCGGCTTCGACCAACAGCGTCACGTAGCGAAGTCGGCGATCCGGAGAGATCTTCCAATTGAGGGCCGAAACGAGCGAGCGATCGAGGTTCGGGTTAGCGCCGCGCTTGATCAACAACTCGACCACTTCATCCTTCTCGTGCATGATCGCCGTTTGCAGCGGCGTTTCGCCGGTCGGAATCAGTTGAACATCGATGTTGTAGCCTGCGTCCAGCATCACCGCGACGACTGATGCTGCACCCCGTTTGACCGCCAGATTGAGCCAAGTACGTTTCAGATCTTCGGTCGTGACAAAGTCTCGGACCAACGAACGATCGGCGGTGAGAATCTCTTGCACCAGGGCGGCGTCGCCGGCATAAATGGCGCGGCCCAGGTTTTGATTAGCGATCGGATCAAACAACGGACGATGCTTTCCTGAATCGTGGGTCGAAACGTCCCATTCTAGCTGCTACTCTGCCGCAGCGCCGACCGGATCGCGATAAACTCGCCAACGTTTTCTAGATCGACCACGCCGACCAGTTGCCCGCCGACGACAATCGGCATCGAGTTACAAGCGCCTTGCTGCAGGCGTTCGTAGGCGGTTTGCAGCATTTCGCCGGGGGTAGCGACCTGAAAATCGGTTCGCATCACGGTGCTAACCGCCGCTCCGTTACCATTTTCGGCCAGCGCCTTCAGTAGGTCATGCTTGGTCAACATCCCGACGACATGCCCCCCTTCGACCACCGGGAAATCTTGCTGAAATCCGGCGAGCACATGCGCCGCCGCGGCGCCGAGGGTTTCGTCTGGGCGGACCGTTTGAAAATGGGTGATCATGGCGCTGCGGATCGGAATGCCGGTCAGGGCAAATTTTCGCGTGACCATCGCCGCTTCCGCCGTCGCCCCCATCCAGACGAACAAGGCGATAAAAACGAGAAACGGATTGTAAAAGAGGCCGGCGAAGCCGAAGAGAAACGCCATCATTTGGCCGACTCCGGCGGCGATCTGCGTCGCCTGAACGTAGTCCATGTTCATCGCCAGAAAAGCGCGAAGCACGCGTCCCCCGTCCATCGGAAACGCAGGCAGCATGTTGAACAGCACCATAATGACGTTGAAGCCGAACATGATGAAGCAGATCGACGCCGCCTGTTGCGCAAGCGTGTGATCGGTCATGGTCGAGATCGAGGAGTTTTCGGAAACGACGGAACTGAGATATTCCAGGGCCATATTGCGATCAGGGCCTAAACTGCCGATCAAGAGGGTCAGCGCCAGAAAGATCACCGCCAGCACGACGTTGACCATCGGCCCGGCGATCGCAACCACGAGTTCTTGTTTCGGATCTTCCGGCATTCGCTCAAGCCGTGCGACGCCGC
The nucleotide sequence above comes from Blastopirellula sp. J2-11. Encoded proteins:
- a CDS encoding FkbM family methyltransferase: MNLNYMHLPLWLEKSWLFKKLYLWRKLYWCKSSYRHYSQFAEDITINRFFPQDYQGFFVDVGCFHPQKFNNTWQLYQNGWRGVNIDIDAIKIEAFQIARPADINISCAVSNQEGEIDYYSNGFYSLTISLDAKFAKRDPNYVRRTTRCAKLTTLLDESPYRDRQIDLLSVDAEGHDLEVLASLDFARYAPRLIAVETHNPLFSQVSESRLYCFLREHEYCLVGWCGLTLIMASKELQRSLSPAAKTTRCAA
- a CDS encoding exonuclease/endonuclease/phosphatase family protein encodes the protein MVNKASGLALAAIACGATWFFFQNFRIEGLEGLKVVPRDAMASADASGSGTSQLVSSRKAPITRGGETIRIASFNIQVFGRSKADKPHVMARLAQIVRQYDVMAIQEIRSLDQSILPEFIDQINAAGRHYDYVIGPRLGRSDSKEQYAYIYDTASIEIDRTQLYTIDDPGDALHREPLVAWFRVRGPNPEQAFTFTLVNIHTDPDEVKDEINVMDDVLRAVRGDGRGEDDVILLGDFNTDERNLGEFGSLTGLSPAVTGMMTNTRGTASYDNLYFTLPATSEFNGRGGVHDFVREFNLSIDEALEISDHMPVWGEFSIYEGGVPGKVAAAPRDLR
- a CDS encoding CoA-binding protein gives rise to the protein MSKPTVAILGASNNRTKYGNKSVRAHLQQGYDVYPINPQAGEIEGLQAYAKLSDLPIDKLDRISVYLHPQVGMKLLEEIAAANATEVFFNPGAESEELLAKARELGIDPIQACSIVDVGMSPRELAD
- a CDS encoding serine hydrolase domain-containing protein, producing the protein MRRLTALLSLSMLFLLAPIAAADTPQIPAISAAMQKFAAAGKISGAVTLVAQEGQIIHHAADGKADLETDRPMTTDTMFAIASMTKPITATAVMMLVNEGKLSLDEPISKYLPAFAKAQLKDGSALARPITLRDCLTHTAGFQGSQAFETSLADAAQDISTRSLLFQPGSKWSYSPGITVAGRIVEIVSGMPLENFLDTRLFQPLGMHDTTFFPSEEQQARTAKIYSPGDDPGTLKYSGNPYSDPSKVKGPNPSAGLHSTASDLVKYYQMMLDGGQSNGKRYVSESAVAEMTKLQTGDLQTGFTAGCGWGLGFCLVQTPQGVTEMLSPGTFGHGGAFGTQGWIDPKQQRIFVLMIQRSGFGNGDDSDVRKAFQTLAVDAAKK
- a CDS encoding DUF1559 domain-containing protein translates to MPKRDAFTLVELLVVIAIIGILIALLLPAVQQAREAARRMSCTNNLKQIGLASHNYHDTFQSFPSGWIATVEGTSTPFAHGEPGWGWGAQLLPMLEQQNVVDNLIDFRLSIRNAAHEAVRTHHVQGYHCPSDRAPFTFEVHGEEHGHEESEGEDHDDIELASASYIGVFGSTDNGATTIEDCEDFSAGAKCSGNGVFHHNSNTRFAHITDGTSNTFFCGERMFTDEAPSTWVGSVSESEYAIERILGIVDAHPPNDDDNHPEDFRSRHPAGTNFAFCDGSVHLIVETIDIQIYRNLANRQDGSVIPSDGY
- a CDS encoding alpha/beta hydrolase, whose product is MKTMLAAALLSLAASPVLADNTELNLWPAGQVPDQDQSVKEEIVEVIDQRIGRKVTKVTKPMITVYQPAADKRNGAAVVVCPGGGYNILAYDLEGTEVAKWLNDIGVTAVLLHYRVPRAKGDYQIGPMQDAQRAMRLTREHAAAWDIDPNRIGLLGFSAGGNLTAITGVCHELKTYEPIDDADKLSSRPDFLVLVYPAYLTTEPDSVVLNDLVQVTATTPPAIMIHAEDDPIPCNNSIAFFLGLKRLKTSAELHIYPTGGHGYGLRPTEHEVTHWPKVVTSFMQKQGMLGEQK
- a CDS encoding ankyrin repeat domain-containing protein, whose amino-acid sequence is MFDPIANQNLGRAIYAGDAALVQEILTADRSLVRDFVTTEDLKRTWLNLAVKRGAASVVAVMLDAGYNIDVQLIPTGETPLQTAIMHEKDEVVELLIKRGANPNLDRSLVSALNWKISPDRRLRYVTLLVEAGADLNRLYNLYGDPGCQLAALDWTDDPAVIELLRSHGAMSADELQTER
- a CDS encoding site-2 protease family protein — its product is MKWSLRIGTLFGIGVYVHFTFLIILIWFAALHWTRGDDFSDAVLGMAMVVAIFTIVVLHELGHALAARRYGIGTKDITLLPIGGVARLERMPEDPKQELVVAIAGPMVNVVLAVIFLALTLLIGSLGPDRNMALEYLSSVVSENSSISTMTDHTLAQQAASICFIMFGFNVIMVLFNMLPAFPMDGGRVLRAFLAMNMDYVQATQIAAGVGQMMAFLFGFAGLFYNPFLVFIALFVWMGATAEAAMVTRKFALTGIPIRSAMITHFQTVRPDETLGAAAAHVLAGFQQDFPVVEGGHVVGMLTKHDLLKALAENGNGAAVSTVMRTDFQVATPGEMLQTAYERLQQGACNSMPIVVGGQLVGVVDLENVGEFIAIRSALRQSSS